The Mucilaginibacter mallensis genome has a segment encoding these proteins:
- a CDS encoding sodium:solute symporter family transporter: MNKFSPIDYVIFFIYFVVVSSYGYWVYRRKKTATISGSHDFFLAEGSLTWWAIGASLIASNISAEQFIGASGQGFQVGIAVAAYEWVAAIALIIVAVWFIPVYLKNKIFTMPQFLETRYNQTVSLIMAIFWLFLYVFVNLTSILFLGALAINSLAGGTQESFHYIIIALAVFSLIIALGGMKVIGFTDVIQVLVLVIGGLATTYIALTLVSERFGLGKDALAGFNAMLEHSPDHFKMMLPKPGPNASQQDIDKYLLLPGIAMYFAGQWIVNLNYWGCNQYITQRALGANLKTARTGILFAGLMKLAMPVIVILPGIAAYVLYKNGGLQHEMTVGGHLNPDNAYSAVLGFLPNGLKGLSIAALTAAIVASLAGKANSISTIFTMDIYKKYIKKEASEKSMVGMGKIIIGVALFLSILLTWHDLLGIGGEGGFAYIQKYTGYISPGIFAIFILGFFWKRTTGAAAITGIITGFVTSVIFNGPNFAPVWFGHENFLYTAFPNGHGGYEIPFLICMGISFLFTMILMVIVSLFGPKINPKHFVLDKSMFKVEPSTLALIVVTLLLLSALYVKFW, encoded by the coding sequence ATGAATAAGTTTTCACCTATTGATTACGTCATATTCTTCATCTACTTTGTTGTAGTATCAAGTTATGGCTATTGGGTATATCGCCGAAAAAAAACAGCCACTATATCCGGCAGTCACGATTTCTTTTTAGCCGAAGGGTCGCTTACATGGTGGGCCATTGGCGCCTCGCTTATTGCTTCCAATATATCAGCAGAACAATTTATTGGAGCCAGCGGACAAGGTTTCCAGGTGGGTATAGCTGTGGCTGCATACGAGTGGGTCGCCGCTATCGCGCTGATTATAGTAGCGGTATGGTTCATTCCGGTTTATCTGAAAAATAAGATATTTACCATGCCCCAGTTTTTAGAGACAAGATATAATCAAACTGTGAGTTTAATCATGGCTATCTTCTGGCTGTTCCTGTACGTGTTTGTTAACTTAACTTCTATACTTTTCCTCGGCGCGTTGGCTATTAATAGCTTAGCAGGTGGTACTCAGGAAAGTTTTCACTATATTATTATAGCATTGGCTGTATTCTCGCTTATTATCGCGCTTGGTGGGATGAAGGTTATTGGCTTTACCGATGTTATACAGGTACTGGTATTAGTAATAGGCGGTTTGGCAACAACCTATATAGCCTTGACATTAGTTAGTGAACGTTTTGGATTGGGTAAGGATGCACTGGCTGGTTTTAATGCTATGCTGGAACATTCGCCGGATCATTTTAAAATGATGTTACCAAAACCTGGCCCTAATGCTTCACAACAGGATATTGATAAATATCTTTTACTGCCGGGTATAGCCATGTATTTTGCAGGCCAATGGATAGTGAACTTAAACTATTGGGGGTGTAACCAATACATTACCCAAAGGGCATTAGGTGCTAATTTAAAAACAGCCCGTACAGGTATCTTATTTGCAGGTTTAATGAAACTGGCCATGCCGGTGATAGTAATATTGCCAGGTATTGCAGCTTATGTTCTGTACAAAAACGGCGGCTTGCAGCATGAGATGACGGTTGGTGGCCATTTAAACCCGGATAATGCCTATTCAGCGGTCCTTGGGTTTTTACCAAACGGGCTAAAGGGCCTTTCAATAGCTGCATTAACGGCTGCAATAGTAGCTTCATTAGCAGGTAAGGCCAATAGTATATCCACTATTTTTACTATGGATATCTATAAAAAGTACATTAAAAAGGAAGCCAGTGAAAAGAGTATGGTTGGAATGGGGAAAATCATCATTGGCGTAGCCTTGTTTCTTTCAATTTTGCTAACCTGGCATGACCTTTTAGGCATTGGTGGCGAAGGTGGGTTCGCTTATATACAAAAATATACGGGTTATATCAGCCCGGGTATTTTTGCCATATTCATATTAGGGTTCTTTTGGAAACGTACTACGGGTGCCGCGGCTATTACAGGTATTATAACAGGTTTTGTAACTTCTGTAATATTTAACGGACCTAATTTCGCGCCTGTGTGGTTTGGCCACGAAAACTTCTTGTATACGGCATTCCCTAATGGCCATGGTGGTTATGAAATCCCATTCCTGATCTGTATGGGGATATCCTTCCTGTTTACCATGATACTAATGGTGATTGTAAGCTTATTCGGCCCTAAGATAAATCCTAAACATTTTGTTTTAGATAAGTCAATGTTCAAAGTTGAGCCATCAACATTAGCACTTATAGTAGTAACGCTGTTATTACTTAGCGCATTGTACGTTAAATTCTGGTAA
- a CDS encoding aldose epimerase family protein, with product MKKNIQLILAAACFSTLFVACNHASSTKNGSDKDSTAAQAPQIPDSANFKATVQGKQVDLYTLKNKNGVTVAITNFGGRLVSLLVPNKDGKLTDVILGHDSLSGYQIKAETYFGAIIGRYGNRIGKGKFNLDGKSYQLDLNDKINTLHGGFNGFYKQVFDAKKVGDQQLELTYVSKDGEGGYPGMLTSKITYTLTDDNALKIEYSATTDKATIVNLTNHAYFNLNGAGTPTITNDSLKIDADNITPVDTTLIPTGKFEKVKGTPFDFTSFKTIGADIDKTDDQLKAGKGYDHNFVLNKHDISQSIATVKSPETGIVMDIYTTEPGLQFYSGNFLTGLSDGKGKATYAHRSALCLETQHFPDSPNEPSFPSTVLKPGETYHTTTIYKFSVK from the coding sequence ATGAAAAAGAACATCCAATTAATCCTCGCAGCAGCCTGTTTTTCAACACTGTTTGTGGCATGTAACCATGCATCAAGTACAAAAAACGGTTCAGATAAGGACTCAACTGCTGCGCAGGCGCCGCAAATTCCTGATTCTGCAAATTTTAAAGCCACCGTACAAGGTAAGCAGGTTGATTTGTATACTTTGAAAAACAAAAACGGTGTGACTGTGGCTATTACCAACTTTGGTGGCCGCCTGGTGAGCCTGTTGGTGCCAAATAAAGATGGAAAACTTACCGATGTAATATTAGGCCACGATAGCCTGTCAGGATATCAAATAAAAGCTGAAACTTATTTTGGAGCTATAATAGGCCGTTACGGCAATCGTATTGGCAAAGGTAAATTTAACCTTGATGGCAAAAGCTATCAGTTAGATCTGAACGATAAAATAAACACGCTGCATGGCGGTTTTAACGGGTTTTATAAACAGGTATTTGACGCTAAAAAAGTGGGTGATCAGCAGTTGGAACTGACCTATGTTTCAAAAGATGGCGAAGGTGGTTATCCCGGAATGTTAACCTCAAAAATAACCTACACATTAACAGATGATAACGCACTGAAGATAGAATATTCGGCTACAACTGATAAGGCTACTATCGTAAACTTAACCAATCACGCGTATTTTAACCTGAATGGTGCAGGTACGCCAACCATCACCAACGATTCATTAAAGATAGATGCCGATAATATAACGCCTGTAGATACCACGCTTATACCAACCGGTAAGTTTGAAAAAGTAAAAGGTACACCATTTGATTTTACTTCGTTCAAAACCATTGGTGCTGATATTGATAAAACGGATGATCAACTAAAGGCAGGCAAAGGTTACGACCACAACTTTGTATTGAACAAGCATGATATCAGCCAATCAATAGCTACAGTAAAAAGCCCTGAGACTGGTATTGTAATGGATATTTATACTACCGAACCAGGTCTGCAATTTTACAGCGGTAACTTTTTAACAGGTTTAAGCGATGGTAAAGGTAAAGCTACCTATGCGCATCGCTCGGCATTATGCCTGGAAACTCAGCATTTTCCTGATTCTCCAAACGAACCGTCATTCCCGTCAACCGTTTTAAAACCGGGTGAAACATACCATACAACCACTATTTACAAATTTAGCGTTAAGTAG
- a CDS encoding L-ribulose-5-phosphate 4-epimerase — MSKYQHIKQSAYDANMQLPKLNLVLFTFGNVSAVDRELGVFAIKPSGVPYEDLSPEKMVIVDFDGNIIEGDLRPSSDTKTHAVLYKHWTGIGGIVHTHSTYGTAWAQSQRCIPIFGTTHADYLTVDIPCAPPMNDEMIKGNYEHETGFQIINHFESMGFDYKEVEMILVGNHAPFTWGKTADKAVHNSAVLETVAHMSYLTEQINPKAPRLQDSLIKKHFERKHGPDSYYGQ; from the coding sequence ATGAGTAAATATCAGCATATAAAACAAAGCGCGTACGATGCCAATATGCAGCTGCCAAAGCTGAACCTGGTACTGTTTACCTTTGGTAACGTTAGCGCTGTCGACCGTGAGCTGGGCGTATTTGCAATTAAGCCAAGCGGTGTGCCTTATGAAGATCTTTCGCCTGAAAAAATGGTGATCGTTGATTTTGACGGTAATATAATTGAAGGCGATCTCAGGCCATCATCAGATACCAAAACCCACGCCGTGCTTTACAAGCATTGGACAGGTATCGGCGGTATTGTACACACCCACTCAACGTATGGTACGGCATGGGCGCAATCGCAACGCTGCATCCCGATATTCGGTACCACACATGCCGATTATTTAACGGTTGATATCCCCTGCGCACCGCCAATGAATGACGAAATGATAAAGGGTAATTACGAGCATGAAACAGGTTTTCAGATCATCAATCATTTTGAAAGCATGGGCTTTGATTACAAAGAGGTAGAAATGATACTGGTAGGTAACCACGCGCCGTTTACCTGGGGTAAAACAGCCGACAAGGCGGTACATAACAGTGCAGTATTGGAAACAGTTGCTCACATGTCCTACTTAACCGAACAAATAAACCCTAAGGCCCCGCGCTTACAGGATTCACTTATTAAAAAACATTTTGAAAGAAAACATGGCCCTGATTCATATTATGGGCAGTAA
- a CDS encoding NUDIX hydrolase, with protein MIKYAKQSRFIQAVDCIVFGFDGDTLKILLIQRGFEPEKGKWSLMGGFVQENESIDQASNRILKQLTGLDGMYLEQLHTFGDPHRDPMERTVSTAYFALIDILKYEKQLNTDYHPEWFSLKRMPKLIFDQQEMVELAKRRVRYKAALHPILFELLPSRFTIPQLQSLYESVYNTSIDKRNFSKRILATGLLIKQADKDKSGSRRGAFYYQLNMQNYYAKFQAFLNLIPNPTNLIF; from the coding sequence ATGATAAAATATGCCAAGCAAAGCCGGTTTATCCAGGCTGTAGATTGTATAGTTTTTGGTTTTGACGGTGATACATTAAAAATTTTATTGATACAACGTGGTTTTGAACCCGAAAAAGGCAAATGGAGCCTTATGGGCGGCTTTGTGCAGGAAAATGAAAGTATTGATCAGGCATCAAACCGCATACTTAAACAGCTCACCGGGTTGGATGGCATGTATCTTGAACAGCTGCACACCTTTGGCGACCCACACCGCGACCCAATGGAAAGAACCGTTTCCACTGCTTATTTTGCCTTAATTGATATTCTTAAGTACGAAAAACAGCTTAATACTGATTATCACCCTGAATGGTTTAGCTTAAAACGTATGCCCAAGCTTATTTTCGATCAGCAGGAAATGGTTGAGCTGGCAAAAAGACGTGTACGCTATAAAGCTGCCCTCCACCCTATCTTATTTGAACTACTGCCCAGCAGGTTTACTATACCGCAATTACAAAGTTTGTACGAAAGCGTTTATAACACATCAATAGACAAACGTAATTTCAGCAAAAGAATATTGGCTACAGGCTTACTCATAAAACAGGCTGATAAGGATAAATCAGGATCACGCCGGGGTGCATTTTACTATCAACTCAATATGCAGAACTATTATGCCAAGTTCCAGGCATTTTTAAACCTGATACCTAACCCTACTAATTTGATATTTTAA
- the araA gene encoding L-arabinose isomerase: MIDLKTFEVWFITGSQNLYGEETLKKVAEHSLEIAKGLDASGTIPVRVVYKPTVKSTEEIYDTLLAANSAENCIGIITWMHTFSPAKMWIRGLSILQKPLLHLHTQYNRDIPWSSIDMDFMNLNQSAHGDREFGFIVSRMRKNRKVVVGHWQDPEVLGQISAWTRAAAGWYDWQGAKFARFGDNMRFVAVTDGDKVEAELKFGFAVNTYGIGDLVAVINGISDAAVNELIDEYEATYTLADDLKKGGAKHSSVFEAAKIELGLRKFLVDGGFKGFSDTFEDLHGMVQLPGIASQRLMADGYGFAGEGDWKTAALVRAFKVMGSGLPGGNAFMEDYTYHFDPNNALVLGSHMLEVDSSLANGKAALEVHPLGIGGKADPARLVFNVAGGEALNASIIDMGNRFRLLINEVEAVEPQNDLPNLPVARVLWKPYPDMKTGCAAWIYAGGAHHTAYSQNLTAEHLQDFADIAGIEFVRIGKDTKLDQFRNELRWNEVAYK; this comes from the coding sequence ATGATCGATCTAAAAACATTTGAAGTATGGTTTATAACCGGCAGCCAGAATTTGTACGGTGAAGAAACTTTAAAAAAGGTTGCAGAACACTCACTGGAAATAGCAAAAGGCCTTGATGCCAGTGGTACAATCCCGGTACGTGTGGTTTACAAACCAACCGTAAAATCAACAGAAGAAATTTATGATACCTTGCTGGCAGCTAATTCGGCAGAAAACTGTATCGGTATCATCACCTGGATGCATACCTTTTCACCTGCCAAAATGTGGATCCGTGGTTTAAGCATCCTGCAAAAACCATTGTTGCACCTGCATACGCAATACAACCGGGATATCCCCTGGAGCAGCATAGATATGGATTTTATGAATCTGAACCAAAGCGCCCATGGCGATAGGGAGTTCGGTTTCATAGTATCGCGTATGCGCAAAAACCGTAAGGTGGTTGTAGGCCACTGGCAGGATCCTGAAGTATTGGGCCAGATCAGCGCCTGGACAAGGGCTGCAGCCGGCTGGTACGACTGGCAGGGCGCTAAGTTTGCGCGTTTTGGCGATAACATGCGCTTTGTAGCTGTTACCGATGGCGATAAAGTTGAAGCTGAACTAAAATTTGGCTTTGCTGTAAACACCTATGGTATTGGTGATCTGGTAGCTGTGATAAACGGCATTAGTGACGCGGCTGTTAACGAGCTGATAGACGAATATGAAGCTACTTATACTTTAGCGGATGACCTGAAAAAAGGCGGAGCAAAACATTCATCAGTATTTGAGGCTGCTAAAATAGAATTAGGCTTACGTAAGTTTTTGGTAGACGGCGGCTTTAAAGGATTCTCGGATACTTTTGAGGATCTGCATGGCATGGTACAGTTGCCGGGCATAGCATCGCAACGCTTAATGGCCGATGGCTATGGTTTTGCGGGTGAGGGCGACTGGAAAACAGCTGCTTTGGTGCGTGCCTTTAAAGTAATGGGCAGCGGCCTGCCGGGCGGTAACGCTTTTATGGAAGATTACACTTATCACTTCGACCCAAATAATGCATTGGTTTTAGGCTCGCATATGCTGGAGGTTGATTCCTCACTGGCAAACGGCAAAGCAGCATTAGAAGTACACCCTTTGGGTATTGGTGGTAAAGCTGACCCTGCGCGTTTGGTATTTAATGTTGCCGGTGGCGAGGCGCTTAACGCTTCAATTATTGATATGGGCAACCGTTTTCGTTTGCTGATAAATGAGGTGGAAGCGGTAGAACCACAAAATGACCTGCCTAACCTGCCGGTGGCACGTGTATTATGGAAGCCATACCCTGATATGAAAACCGGCTGTGCTGCATGGATATATGCAGGTGGCGCGCATCATACGGCATATAGCCAGAATTTAACCGCTGAGCATTTACAGGATTTTGCTGATATCGCAGGAATTGAATTTGTGCGCATAGGTAAGGATACCAAACTTGATCAGTTCCGTAATGAACTGCGCTGGAACGAAGTAGCCTACAAATAG